A segment of the Desulfitobacterium dehalogenans ATCC 51507 genome:
ATTTTAGGTTAACATCCTTCGGGCATGCTCTACAAGAACCGGATCCACTGCAGTCCCAGACCCTCGTTGGATAATGGCGAGGGCTTCGTCTGGACTGAGTGCCTGCCGATAGGGCCGATCCTCAGTTAAGGCTGTAAACATATCCGCTATGGTCATCAAACGGGCGCCTGTGTCCAATTTGTCAGCACCAATGCCAAAGGGATACCCCTTCCCATCCAAACGTTCATGATGGTAGGCGGCCCATTGAGTCACATGATGAGGGAAGCCTGCCCCAGCCAAAAGGTGATAGGTGTGATAGGTATGGGTCCTGACGAGCTCAATCTCATGGGAATCCAGCGGACCCGGTTTATCAAGTACTTTTTTTGGTATAGCCAGCTTGCCCAAATCATGAACCATACCTGCAATCCAAATCTCTTTCAGGGCCTTTTTCTCCCATCCGAGACCTTCTGCCAGTTTTTTGGCTGTGTCGGCCACTGAGCGGGAATGACGGGCTGTGAACGAACTTTTTTGGTCAATCAAATCCGCAAAGGTTGAGGCCAGGACACGGGTATCCTGATTGCACACTTTAGGAGTTGACCAGACATCCCACTCATCAAAGAGAAGATCCAGGGAGACCTGCAGCAGATCTTGATGCTCCAGATCAAGCCAAAAAGCCTCGGTAGCTGCCACTCCCAAAAAAGCAGGGATAACTTCCGAATAAAACAGTTTTCCTTCATACTCTTTGACCCACTGAATCAACTTTTCACGTTCTTCACGGTTCAATACCTTGCGACTTAGCTTCACGTCTACCTTATCAGCGAGAGAAATAATCTTAGAGTTAATGCTGACCTGAGAAGGTTCAGTCTTCAACACACCATAGTTTGAGTGAGGAGCCTCATGATGATGGCGGACAATTTCAGATAAAACATCCCCGTCCGGAAAACGATGGACAATCTCTGCCCCCAAAAGGGTATGTTCCCTCACCCAAAAAGGAGTACCATGAAATTTATGAAACCCTCCCACAGCGCCAATATCATGCATCAAACCCGCAATGAGAAGTTGAATCAACTCTTTGTGGGACAGCCCCAAAGCAATCCCAATCTTTAAAGAGATATATCCGACTCTTTCCCCATGCCTTAAGCCAATGGGGATATTTAACCCTTTCTCAACCTCCTCGTCAATCAAGGCAAGATCCAATGCTTTAGAAAAATTCCACATTCTACGAATATATAATGCCTCTGATCGCACACTATCCCTCTTTCCCAGTTGAGTGCCCTTATATCTCATTTATTGCTTAGTTTAACCTCTATTACCCCTTATTCCCTTAACCCCATCTGAGCCAGAGAAGTTGCTGAATTCGCCACATCTTCGGAAGCAGCCCCAATCTGACCGGCAGTCATGGTCAATGCATCGATCTGGGTGGCGATCTCACGAACTTGCTGAATACTGGATTGAATGGCGGTCATGATGTCCCCAAAACGAGCAACTACTTCCTGAGCTTCAGCAGCTGCTTCATGCATAGCCTTCGTCGTATCTTCAATTACCTTGCTCACCGCCGTAGTATTTTGCCGAGTTACAGTAATCATGCTGCTGATTTCTTTAACCGATTGCTCAGAATTATTGGCAAGCTTCTTCACTTCCTCTGCTACCACTCCAAAACCCCTGCCGGACTCTCCTGCCCGGGCTGCTTCAATGGCTGCATTAAGGGCTAAGAGGTTGGTCTGAGAAGCAATTTCTTTAATGACATCCGTAATATTGGCGATCCGAGCTGAACTGCGGTCAAGCTCCGACATCTTTTCTTGCATCTTTTCCGACATCCCTGCTAACCCCAAAATACGCTCGGAAATCTGTTGAATCTTTTGAGCCCCTTCCTCAGCCAAGCTATCCACTTTACGAGAAAAGTCTGCTGCGTCTCCGGCATTTTGTGAAATCTGCTCAGTAGCCTCATGCATCTGAGCTGCCGAAGCAGCCGTCTGTTCTGAAGTGGCTGCTAGGGCCTGGCTTGCTTCACTGACCCGACGCTGCAAAAGGTCAATCTCCTCATAGGCTTTTTCCAATTCCTCTTTCTTATCAATATCCGCTATATAGGACTGGATGTAACTGGCCATAACCACTTGCTGGTCAAAGCTGAAGATACGCAGAATGGCTAGGCTTAGCCGCAAAGCTTGATCCGGCTTTTTCCGATAATGAGCAAAAATCCTTGGTAGAATCAAATCAAAAAATGTCTGATAAGAGCTTAAATAGACAAAGGGTGGCAAATTAATACGTTTATGTACATTTCCAATTCTTACCCGACTCATGATATATTCCTCATCGACGGTATCGGGAAAAATTGAAAGGAGATAGTTTCTCTGTAAGCCTCTGAGCCGTTCCACAGTAGAGAACTCATTGATTATCCCATTGAGTTGAGGAATCTTAGTGATATGGGCATAGAATTGCTCTACGATTTGGTCCACATCCTGCTCCATAATAGGCTTAAATTCTCTCAACAACTGCAATTGGTCCTGTTCTAATTTTAAGAGCTTTATGGACTCATTCAGGTCAAATTGATGGAGGTTAATCATGTATATTTCCCCTCTTCATTCAAAATTTAGTCTTATCCTATAACTTTCATGCATCTTATTTTTCGAGTGCGAACAGTTCAGCACTATGGTATATAACATTCTGTTCAAAAAACCAAAATCCTGCAGAACATATAGTCTACAGGATTTTTTCTAAAAGGATTGTTATTATAATTTACCAATAACAACAAATAGCATTTAAAAAACAAAAAGCTAATCAGCATGCAGCTGTTGATAGATTGGTAGGGTTATTTCCCTTACGCAAGCGTACGATGGTTCCATCACTGGTGATTCTATATACCGTTATATGTCCTTCAGTCTCAATAGTCCACTCATGGCAACATTCACCACAAAAAAATCTTCCCCGATTTATTTTACCAATCTCTCTCGAATTACACATTGGGCAGACATTCAAACCAGCCATCTCCTCTCATTCCGGCCCCTTCTAAGCCTGATTTGCCCAGAATCCAATCATTAGTAAAAGTATAGCAAACATTTCTTAACTTCTTCTTAAGAAAGTGTGAAGTTTTCGTGAACAAATTAGAGTATTTGGTCGAATTCTTTAAGATTTGTAGGGAAACCTCACGAAGAATGCGGTTCCATTTTCGCCTGTTTGAACATCAATACTTCCCCGATGCTTAGCCACAATATGCAGACACACAGAAAGGCCAAGTCCTGTCCCATTGTCCTTCGTCGTTAAAAAAGGAGTCCCCAATTTCTCTAGAATATAGGGCGGTATTCCTTCCCCTTGATCCTGAACAGCCAAAACAACCTGCTTATCCGCGTAAAAGGTGCGAATCGTGAGTACTCCTCCCACAGCCATAGCTTCCAAGCCATTACGCACCAAGTTCATAACCATTTGTCGAATTTCCTTCTCATTGAGTTCAAGATCAGGAATCTCTTCCAACTCTATTAAAATTCGTTTACCCAGTTCACTGGCGTAAGCCCGCAGCAAGGGCAGAATGGATCGAATGATATCATTCAGGTTACAATGGGCTGGATCGCCTCCGCCCAACCGCCCAAAGGCCAGGAACTCATTCATCATTGAATCCACCCGGTCCACCTCAGAAATCATCATATCAAGATATTCCGTATAGCGGAATAGTTCATTTTTCCCCCTTAGAATCTGCAAAAAACCTTTAACTACGCTTATGGGGTTACGTATCTCATGACCTAAGCTGGCCGCCAGCTGACCCACTATATGCAGTTCTTCCATTCTTTTCATCGTTTCACTGATAAACTTTTGTTCAGTATTATCCTGGGTCACCATAATGATACTCTCGGCATCTTTACTCCAATTTAGCCCTCGACTGTCTTCGACATGGATTACCCCACTATCCACATGATCAAGATTTTTTTGGCACAACATAAACACACCTCTTTTTAATAATGCCTTTTTCATCAGTTGAGGAATTAAAATTTCCACAACTGGTGTATATCTATGGCAGATCATCTGGATTTATGACTTTATTATGAAGAAAAATAGCACTTCGGCAGAAATCCGAGGCGCTATTTTTATCTATTGAATATTAAATTTTATCCACTTTATTTGATTTATGACTTTCCGCAAGGCAAACTTCTTGTCATAAGAGCCGTCAAAAAGGACAGGCAGTTTTTAAATTTTTCCTTGTAATATTGCCTGAAGTATGATAAAAAGTAAACAATGATAATATATACCTATAGGGGGTATCTGTATGAAAAACAATTTCTCCCGCCGAACTTTTCTCAAGCGGGCTACCGCGGCCGGCTTACTGGGGGCATTGACAGCAACCGGGATGAGCAATCCAGCTAAAGCTGCAGAGCTTCATGGAGAAAAGCTTGGAACCTTAATCGATCTAACCCGGTGTGATGGCTGTCCAGGCAGTTCAACCCCTCTTTGTGTGACCGCTTGTCGTCAACACAACCAAGAGCGATTCCCCGAACCTCAAAAACCGCTTAAGTATTATTGGCCCCAAAAAAAGGTGGAGGATTGGTCTGACAAAAGAGATCTCACCACCCGCCTCACCCCCTATAATTGGACCTTCGTCGATAAAGTCAAAGTGGAGCATAACGGTATCCAACACGAGGTCCATGTGCCCAGGCGCTGCATGCATTGCGATAACCCCACCTGCATGAAACTTTGCCCCTTTAGCGCTATTTCCAAGGAAAGCACCGGGGCTGTTTCCATCGATGATGGGGTTTGCTTTGGTGGGGCAAAATGCCGTGATGTCTGCCCCTGGGGTATCCCCCAGCGCCAAGCGGGAGTGGGACTATACCTCCAGGTTGCTCCTGATTTGGCAGGGGGCGGGGTCATGTATAAATGCGATCTCTGCAGCGATCTTTTAGCCGTAGGGAAGAAACCCGCTTGCATCCAGGCCTGTCCCCGGGAAGCCTTGACCATCGGACCTCGTGAGGAGATACAAGCCCTGGCCCGCAAGAAAGCTCAAGATATTGGCGGCTATGTGTATGGCGATCTGGAGAATGGAGGAACCTCCACCCTATACATTTCCAGCGTTCCCTTTGAAAAAATTGACCAAGCCATAAAGGCCGATAAAAAACAAAAGGAAGACAATTCTCCTGGCCGGCCAGGCATGCCCGTCAAGGTCGATAATTATCTCGAAAGCGAAAAGGGATTATTCTACAGTGCACTCCTGGCACCTTTTGCCGGAGCAGCTGCAGCCGGTATCACTGCCTATCGTACTTTGAACGGTGATAGCGCCAAAAGCTCATCCCCAAACCCTGTCAACCCAGGAGAGGAGGAAAAACATGACCACAACAACCCGTAAGTCAAAAAGAGAAACGATCTTGAGACAAAGCTTGATTAACCGCTTTGTCCACTGGACAACTGCTCTTGCAATCTTCTTGCTGATTCTGACAGGCTTTGGTCAAATGCCTCTCTATAACCGCTATAATGTCACGAAGCTTCCCGGAGCAGAATGGCTGGGTGACTACTTCATTACCATCAGCCTTCACTACCTGGCAGCTGTTCTCCTTATCTTTGTCGTCTTTTTCCACATCGTTAATGCCTTTATTCGTAAGCAATTCGATATCTTCCCCCGCCGTGGTGATATCAAGGAATCCTACCTGATCATTAAAGCCATGTTTACCAAAGGCCAGGAACCTCCTTCCGACAAATACCTGGCCGAACAGAGATTAGCCTACTTTTTTATTGGTTTTAATGTACTCTTGCTCATCATCACCGGCTTGATTAAGATGTATAAAAATGTTCCGGGTGTAGATCTGCCTCATTCCTTTCTTTTTTGGAATACCATGCTGCACAATATTGGCACCGTATTGCTTATCCTTGGTATAATCGGTCACCTAGCCGCCTTTATATTTAAGGAAAATCGCGCCCTCCTTCCTGGAATGTTCACAGGCTATATCGACCGCGGCTACGCGAAACACCGCCATGTCCTGTGGTATAGAAAGCTTGAAGCAGGGTCCCATGAATCAGAGGGACATCACAGCGAGGAACAGCATAGGGATGGAACCATCCATCCGGGCTGTTGACCTGATCCCCATGCCGCGGATGACGCTGGCAAAGGATGAAGGAGCTTGTCTGGGTCGTGTAGCTTATCCCACACAGCGCCGCTTCAGCCCGAAAGGCAGCCCAAGGATTTTGCTTTAAGGCAGAGAACGGATTCTAAGCGAGCAGGTAAGCAATCTTTGCGAAAAGACTGCAGCGGAGTCGGGTTGGAAACAGGACGTTTCCAACCGCCCATTGAGCAGGAGCGATTTGGGCACGAAAGCCGGATGAGGGTTTCGCCCAAGCCGCCATGCCATAGAAAGCTGCTTAGCGGCGCAGGTGGACTCGACGCAGCGGAGGTCTTGAGCGATTAGATTGCTCCGCGCAGCTTATGGAGTGAACGCCGAAAGCAAAATCCTGGAGAATCTCTCCAGATAGCCGGCAATGCTCTCTTTTCGACTCCAATAATGCTGAAAAAAATTAAGTGGAATGCCCCAGGAGCAAATCCTGGGGCATTCATATTTCCCACTTATTCAAACTCAACTTACTCTTTTCGATACTGTGCCTTTCCAGACTCGTAAAGATTATTGCCATCCTTATCAATGACCACCATCACCGGGAAATCCTTGACCACCAGCCTGCGGACGGCCTCCGTTCCCAGTTCCGGATAAGCGATAACTTCTGCCGATACAATTCGTTTCGCTAACAAAGCCCCTGACCCGCCGATGGCTCCGAAATAAACCGCTCCATGCTTCCTCATGGCCTCAATAACTTCCTCAGAGCGCAATCCCTTGCCAATCATGCCGGTCAGTCCTCGTTCAATCAGCTTAGGGGAGTAAGCATCCATCCGGCCACTGGTGGTGGGACCTGCCGAACCAATGACTTGACCCGGTTTAGGTGGAGTGGGCCCCACAAAATAGAGGACCTGATTGCGTACGTCAAAGGGGAGTTCCTCTCCTCGGGATAAAGCCTCCACCATCTTTTTGTGGGCTGCGTCACGACCGGTATAGATTATACCGCTAAGCAGCAAACTATCACCCACTTTGAGTTGAGCCACTTTATCCTGGGTTAGTGGAAGTTCTAAATAAAGTGTTTCACTCATTTTCATTCCTCCCCTTCCTGTCTGCCCATTAGGACAATTTCTTTATGACGGGCCGCATGACATTGGATATTCACCGCAACAGGCAGAGAAGCAATATGGGTAGGATAGACTTCCAAATGAACCCCAAGAGCAGTATTCGTACCCCCAAATCCCTGAGGGCCAATGCCCAATTTGTTCACCCTTTTGAGTATCTCTTGCTCGATATCTGCTAGGCGCTTTTCTTCATTGGGTTCTCCCACTTTGCGCAGGAGGGATTTTTTAGCCAAATAGGTCGCTTTCTCCATGCTTCCACCCACACCTACACCTACGATAATGGGAGGGCAGGGATTCCCACCGGCCTTCTCCACAGTATCCACCACAAATTGTATAACCCCCTCCAACCCTTCTGAGGGCTTACACATTTTTAGAGCACCCATATTCTCACTGCCTGCCCCTTTGGGTGCGACAGTAATCTTCAACTGGTCTCCAGGTAGGATTTCATAATGGATAATAGCCGGTGTATTATCTCCGGTATTCACCCGTTCAAAAGGATCCTTCACCATGGATTTACGCAGGTATCCCTTTTCATACCCACGCCGGACACCTTCATTCAAAGCATCCTTTAAAGCTCCACCGGTGACCATAACCTCCTGTCCCAACTCCACAAAGATCACCGTCATGCCCGTATCCTGGCACATGGGAACCCTCTCCTCATGAGCAATAGTGGCATTTTCGATTAACCTCTCGAACACTTCACAGCCCAAGGGAGATTCTTCAGTCTTCAAAGCTTCCTTGAACCTCAGCATCATATCGTCCCCAAGATCATAGTTGGCTTCGATACAAAGCTTTTCCACCGCCTCAGTGATTTGCTCCACATGGATAACCTTTGGCATCTTCCTAGTAACCTCCTTTTTTACTCCTTCCCCCTATGCCCCCCGCATATCCTCTTTCTTCTTTGCCCCTTTTCATCGCTTCTTTAAAACAAACTTCCCTTTTATTCCTCTTCTTCCTCTAGCTCCTCAATCCCATAGACCGCACACCCAATCGCTCCATTGAACTGAGGCTCCTGAGGAACTACGATCTCCTTACCGGACCCCTCCTGCAAGAGCTCGCGGACAGCTTTATTATAAGCCACTCCTCCGGTGAACACGATGACATCGCTGGTATAAGAACGAAGAAGGGGAAGGATACGTTTGACAATGGTCTCATTGACTCCCGCCGCCAGGCGGGACATAGGCTCTCCCTCGACAATCTTTCCGATTAATTCACTTTCCCCAAAGACTGCACAGGTAGAGCTTAATTCCACCGGATCTGCTGCATACTCACCCAGCTCCTCAAGAGTCATCCCCAGAACATTGGCCATGTTCTCAAGATATCTCCCTGAGGAAGCCGCACATTTATCATTGGTCTGAAAATCCAGCATCCGGCCTTTTTTTACGGCAATAATCTTACTGTCCTGGCCTCCCAGATCCACTAAAGTGAAATCCTTTAGCCCTGTCTGAAAGATTGCCCCTTTCACATGAGCCTTTAATTCCGGTATAGTTTCTCCACCGGCTACCTCCAAGGTATTGCGTCCATAGCCTGTAGAGACCAAAAAATCCACCTCGGGAAGGCCCAAGGCTTTAAAGTCAACGGCCAGTTTCTCCTGAACCTTCCGGCCATATTCCCTATAAAACCCAATGGTATCCAGTCGTTCCAAGCGCTTAATCCGCGGTGGCAACCCCTCTAAAGAATTTTCCATCACCGCAATCTTAACACTTCGACTTCCCAGATCAGTTCCACATACTGTTGCCATGATCTTACTCCTAAATTATATAACAATTTTTACCACCAGAGAAGAACTAGTCGCGGAGCATTTGCAAAAAGGATTCCAACCTCATTTTGCTCCGGGCATCCAAACCCGTAGGATTCTCACCTTCAAGATTGAGAATCGGATAATCCAAACGTCTGCGGACAATCAAATCCTCAATCTGACGATAGCAGAAGCTCTGAGTATAGTGGATAAGCCCGTCTAATTGCCGCCGTTCTGCCTCTTGCGCCACATCCTCGATACGTCCAAAGACATTATAAGGATAGGTATAAAGTTGATATTGCTCTACTATATCCTCTGTTACAAAGGGCATACTGAATTGCCTTTGCACTTCATTAAAGACGACCCGCGCCCCATGATCCTCCAAGAAATTATAGAGGTCCGGCATAATCGGCGGGACCCCCATGAACCCGATCCGTAATTCTCTTTTCTTACGTCCTTTGTATTTAAGGTTAAGGGGCTCCCGTTCCTTTGCCTCGGCAATGAATCCCTCCATATCCCGGGCAAAGCCTTCCGGATTCCCATTAAAATCTGAACAAGAAACCAGGTAGAGATGATTTTCAAAGCCTCTGACCTTATTCTCTTCCCAAGTCAATCGATCAATCTCCCAAGCCAGCCGACGAACCTTATCTAAACGAACCTTTTGCACTTTCACCTTATCCCAAGTGGTCCCAAGAGTCTTTATCAGCTTCTCTAATTGGAGCCTAAGCATGTCCCCATCCCGATCATAAGGAAAAGCAAAAGGAATAATCTCTATTCCCTCTTCCGACCAAGTCTCCATCAAGGCATGGGTGTTGCTGCAATCCCCCTGGGTTACCGCCACGATCTTCTTAATCTCCGGACTCTTCAGAGCCGTCGCATACAAGCCCTTAATCCATCCGCACACATTCCGCGGATACCCGGCCAGCTCGGCCTCCGCAATCCGAGCCATGGCTTCCCTAGTATCCGAGATAAAAATATTATTCAAATCCACCGGCGTATCTCCGGCTGCATAAATCACCTCGACCGGCACTGTCGTGGTCAACCCAATTTTATTCATTTAATTCCAAGCCTCTCCTCATGAACTACAGTCTATAAAGCCCTATATTATTATCTTATAACTATCAGGAAGAAATACCAAGGATTTTGCTTAGTCTTAAGATTTCAATCCGGTTTTATACCGCAAAAGCTCCAACGTCCGCTTCATCTCATTATGCACAATCATATACCCTTCATCCACACCCATTCCAGGTTTAGCCAGCATCTGATCGGGGCGGGTCGCCAACGCTACATGGACGGCAGTTCGACCACCCGCATCCGTCTCATTGCAGGACCCCCCCACATAAGCACCTATCCCAAGCTTTTTGGCATAAAGCACAGCCTCGATGGTATTCTGAATCCCTCCCAGATCCGGAGTCTTAATCTGAACCATATCCGCCGCCTGAGTATCCACAAATTCCACAATATCCTCATAGGTGTTACACCATTCATCGGCAACCACCTCGACCTTTACTCCCGCCCCTTTAAGGGCTTCACGTAATTCCTTAAGCTGCTTAAGCTGTCCTTCTTTGCTTCCTGCATCCATGGGACCTTCAATGCGCAAATGAAGGGGCTCCGCAGCTTTTTCCAGATCCACAAAATACTCCACCATTCGCTTCACATCATCCTCAAAAGCCATCCCAATGGTTCCATAAACATCAATATGCAGAATGGGCCGATAAGATCCGTCCCCTAAACCAATCACCCGATCCCTTAGCCAATTCACATACTCCAGCAATAACTCGCCATTCTTACCCAGTTTAGTTTCCACATTATTGATGAGAGCATGAGGCAGCACCCCTGCTCGTTTGAGTATGGCTTTGTCCGCATTTTCATAC
Coding sequences within it:
- a CDS encoding HD-GYP domain-containing protein; this translates as MRSEALYIRRMWNFSKALDLALIDEEVEKGLNIPIGLRHGERVGYISLKIGIALGLSHKELIQLLIAGLMHDIGAVGGFHKFHGTPFWVREHTLLGAEIVHRFPDGDVLSEIVRHHHEAPHSNYGVLKTEPSQVSINSKIISLADKVDVKLSRKVLNREEREKLIQWVKEYEGKLFYSEVIPAFLGVAATEAFWLDLEHQDLLQVSLDLLFDEWDVWSTPKVCNQDTRVLASTFADLIDQKSSFTARHSRSVADTAKKLAEGLGWEKKALKEIWIAGMVHDLGKLAIPKKVLDKPGPLDSHEIELVRTHTYHTYHLLAGAGFPHHVTQWAAYHHERLDGKGYPFGIGADKLDTGARLMTIADMFTALTEDRPYRQALSPDEALAIIQRGSGTAVDPVLVEHARRMLT
- a CDS encoding globin-coupled sensor protein, with product MINLHQFDLNESIKLLKLEQDQLQLLREFKPIMEQDVDQIVEQFYAHITKIPQLNGIINEFSTVERLRGLQRNYLLSIFPDTVDEEYIMSRVRIGNVHKRINLPPFVYLSSYQTFFDLILPRIFAHYRKKPDQALRLSLAILRIFSFDQQVVMASYIQSYIADIDKKEELEKAYEEIDLLQRRVSEASQALAATSEQTAASAAQMHEATEQISQNAGDAADFSRKVDSLAEEGAQKIQQISERILGLAGMSEKMQEKMSELDRSSARIANITDVIKEIASQTNLLALNAAIEAARAGESGRGFGVVAEEVKKLANNSEQSVKEISSMITVTRQNTTAVSKVIEDTTKAMHEAAAEAQEVVARFGDIMTAIQSSIQQVREIATQIDALTMTAGQIGAASEDVANSATSLAQMGLRE
- a CDS encoding two-component system sensor histidine kinase NtrB encodes the protein MLCQKNLDHVDSGVIHVEDSRGLNWSKDAESIIMVTQDNTEQKFISETMKRMEELHIVGQLAASLGHEIRNPISVVKGFLQILRGKNELFRYTEYLDMMISEVDRVDSMMNEFLAFGRLGGGDPAHCNLNDIIRSILPLLRAYASELGKRILIELEEIPDLELNEKEIRQMVMNLVRNGLEAMAVGGVLTIRTFYADKQVVLAVQDQGEGIPPYILEKLGTPFLTTKDNGTGLGLSVCLHIVAKHRGSIDVQTGENGTAFFVRFPYKS
- a CDS encoding 4Fe-4S dicluster domain-containing protein; this encodes MKNNFSRRTFLKRATAAGLLGALTATGMSNPAKAAELHGEKLGTLIDLTRCDGCPGSSTPLCVTACRQHNQERFPEPQKPLKYYWPQKKVEDWSDKRDLTTRLTPYNWTFVDKVKVEHNGIQHEVHVPRRCMHCDNPTCMKLCPFSAISKESTGAVSIDDGVCFGGAKCRDVCPWGIPQRQAGVGLYLQVAPDLAGGGVMYKCDLCSDLLAVGKKPACIQACPREALTIGPREEIQALARKKAQDIGGYVYGDLENGGTSTLYISSVPFEKIDQAIKADKKQKEDNSPGRPGMPVKVDNYLESEKGLFYSALLAPFAGAAAAGITAYRTLNGDSAKSSSPNPVNPGEEEKHDHNNP
- a CDS encoding formate dehydrogenase subunit gamma, which translates into the protein MTTTTRKSKRETILRQSLINRFVHWTTALAIFLLILTGFGQMPLYNRYNVTKLPGAEWLGDYFITISLHYLAAVLLIFVVFFHIVNAFIRKQFDIFPRRGDIKESYLIIKAMFTKGQEPPSDKYLAEQRLAYFFIGFNVLLLIITGLIKMYKNVPGVDLPHSFLFWNTMLHNIGTVLLILGIIGHLAAFIFKENRALLPGMFTGYIDRGYAKHRHVLWYRKLEAGSHESEGHHSEEQHRDGTIHPGC
- a CDS encoding Fe-S-containing hydro-lyase translates to MSETLYLELPLTQDKVAQLKVGDSLLLSGIIYTGRDAAHKKMVEALSRGEELPFDVRNQVLYFVGPTPPKPGQVIGSAGPTTSGRMDAYSPKLIERGLTGMIGKGLRSEEVIEAMRKHGAVYFGAIGGSGALLAKRIVSAEVIAYPELGTEAVRRLVVKDFPVMVVIDKDGNNLYESGKAQYRKE
- a CDS encoding fumarate hydratase, which translates into the protein MPKVIHVEQITEAVEKLCIEANYDLGDDMMLRFKEALKTEESPLGCEVFERLIENATIAHEERVPMCQDTGMTVIFVELGQEVMVTGGALKDALNEGVRRGYEKGYLRKSMVKDPFERVNTGDNTPAIIHYEILPGDQLKITVAPKGAGSENMGALKMCKPSEGLEGVIQFVVDTVEKAGGNPCPPIIVGVGVGGSMEKATYLAKKSLLRKVGEPNEEKRLADIEQEILKRVNKLGIGPQGFGGTNTALGVHLEVYPTHIASLPVAVNIQCHAARHKEIVLMGRQEGEE
- a CDS encoding acyl-CoA dehydratase activase, with the translated sequence MATVCGTDLGSRSVKIAVMENSLEGLPPRIKRLERLDTIGFYREYGRKVQEKLAVDFKALGLPEVDFLVSTGYGRNTLEVAGGETIPELKAHVKGAIFQTGLKDFTLVDLGGQDSKIIAVKKGRMLDFQTNDKCAASSGRYLENMANVLGMTLEELGEYAADPVELSSTCAVFGESELIGKIVEGEPMSRLAAGVNETIVKRILPLLRSYTSDVIVFTGGVAYNKAVRELLQEGSGKEIVVPQEPQFNGAIGCAVYGIEELEEEEE
- a CDS encoding 2-hydroxyacyl-CoA dehydratase family protein, encoding MNKIGLTTTVPVEVIYAAGDTPVDLNNIFISDTREAMARIAEAELAGYPRNVCGWIKGLYATALKSPEIKKIVAVTQGDCSNTHALMETWSEEGIEIIPFAFPYDRDGDMLRLQLEKLIKTLGTTWDKVKVQKVRLDKVRRLAWEIDRLTWEENKVRGFENHLYLVSCSDFNGNPEGFARDMEGFIAEAKEREPLNLKYKGRKKRELRIGFMGVPPIMPDLYNFLEDHGARVVFNEVQRQFSMPFVTEDIVEQYQLYTYPYNVFGRIEDVAQEAERRQLDGLIHYTQSFCYRQIEDLIVRRRLDYPILNLEGENPTGLDARSKMRLESFLQMLRD
- a CDS encoding methylaspartate ammonia-lyase — encoded protein: MKIVEVIASPGLTGFYFDDQKAIKAGAGHDGFAYKGDPMTPGFSAVRQRGESISVMLILEDGQVAFGDCAAVQYSGAGGRDPLFLANDFIPIIMEELRPKLVGQELDSFRKLADSIEYSQRPNGERYHSAIRYGVSQAILDGVAKAKKVTMTEVILEEYHLPLVVEPVPIFTQTGDERYENADKAILKRAGVLPHALINNVETKLGKNGELLLEYVNWLRDRVIGLGDGSYRPILHIDVYGTIGMAFEDDVKRMVEYFVDLEKAAEPLHLRIEGPMDAGSKEGQLKQLKELREALKGAGVKVEVVADEWCNTYEDIVEFVDTQAADMVQIKTPDLGGIQNTIEAVLYAKKLGIGAYVGGSCNETDAGGRTAVHVALATRPDQMLAKPGMGVDEGYMIVHNEMKRTLELLRYKTGLKS